In Pseudomonadales bacterium, a single window of DNA contains:
- a CDS encoding AlpA family phage regulatory protein, which produces MTNDTRQATTLINRKTLLAMIPLADRTIYDMEKRGDFPRRIVLTSRNVAWDLAEVEQWIEARKQSSAQACKPGIPMR; this is translated from the coding sequence ATGACCAACGATACCCGGCAAGCAACTACCCTGATCAACCGCAAGACGTTACTGGCGATGATTCCGCTTGCGGATCGAACCATCTACGACATGGAAAAACGCGGCGACTTTCCGCGCCGTATCGTTCTGACGAGTCGCAATGTTGCCTGGGATCTGGCTGAAGTCGAGCAATGGATCGAGGCACGCAAGCAGTCGTCTGCCCAGGCGTGTAAACCTGGCATACCGATGCGATAA
- a CDS encoding excisionase, which yields MKWVKLPKYCELSGDTANAVHARRKKGLWLDGVHCQVRNHTLWINVEAVEKWVENGLLSSRKA from the coding sequence ATGAAATGGGTAAAGCTACCCAAGTATTGCGAATTGAGCGGTGACACCGCCAACGCGGTTCATGCCCGCCGCAAAAAAGGGCTTTGGTTGGATGGCGTTCATTGCCAGGTGAGGAATCACACGTTGTGGATCAATGTCGAGGCAGTTGAGAAATGGGTAGAGAACGGTCTGTTAAGCTCGCGCAAGGCGTAA
- a CDS encoding DUF2857 domain-containing protein produces the protein MSSNKEADLTTAVLLYAMRCLAEGDQQALRAMNFGPKELDALKEMNLADLYRADTLRVHCLKIALDRTVFWPMLDNLRHQRESDDLQRELLVADAPLEMMQQLFGWSSREYTRWRRLLTLAPSVGRPPELNETDTHALWYAWQERIEAREQNALSATDYLDLQQQTGIGLRSIWALVQRWETYGEGLSATPPDRVAEHGA, from the coding sequence ATGTCGTCGAATAAGGAAGCCGACCTCACGACAGCCGTGCTGCTCTACGCCATGCGCTGCCTGGCAGAAGGCGATCAGCAGGCATTGCGTGCCATGAACTTTGGTCCCAAAGAGTTGGACGCCCTCAAGGAAATGAACCTCGCCGATCTGTATCGGGCCGATACGCTCCGAGTGCATTGTCTGAAGATTGCGCTTGATCGAACGGTTTTCTGGCCGATGCTCGATAATTTGCGTCATCAGCGGGAATCCGATGATCTGCAGCGTGAACTGTTGGTCGCCGATGCTCCCCTGGAGATGATGCAACAGTTGTTCGGTTGGAGCTCGCGGGAATACACGCGTTGGCGCCGACTGCTGACGTTGGCACCGTCTGTGGGTAGACCACCTGAGCTGAATGAAACTGATACGCATGCACTCTGGTATGCGTGGCAGGAGCGGATCGAGGCACGAGAACAAAACGCCTTATCTGCTACTGACTATCTCGACCTACAGCAACAGACCGGCATCGGATTACGTTCGATCTGGGCGTTGGTGCAGCGTTGGGAAACCTACGGCGAAGGCCTCAGTGCCACACCGCCCGACCGGGTTGCCGAGCATGGCGCATGA
- a CDS encoding type II toxin-antitoxin system HipA family toxin, giving the protein MSTEVFVFADWEEFQEPTLVGTLRSSPARQKEHFSFSYDTDWLQSPYAQQIDPELNLYSGEQHGEDDKNFRVFLDSCPDRWGRLLMKRREAIHARQEQRRPRVLSEIDYLLGVHDLHRAGALRFKREMGGPFLDDDERLAAPPISSLRELEYAVGQVEDNADSDDPDYVKWLAMLMAPGSSLGGARPKASVADEEGHLWIAKFPSRQDDYDIAAWEYVAYQLALDAGVVMPESRIEQFGSHHHTFLTKRFDRTAESRLHFTSAMTQLGYYDGDYEASYLELAQFLTEHGADTKEDLAQLWRRIVFYIAISNTDDHLRNHGFIYHQGGWLLSPAYDINPVTPAHGLHLNITDSDNRLDYELAMDVIEFFQLDRGQALKIKDEVLASVGKWRVQASAVGLGRSEQNLMEPAFNL; this is encoded by the coding sequence ATGAGCACCGAAGTCTTCGTCTTTGCAGACTGGGAGGAGTTCCAAGAGCCGACCTTGGTTGGCACACTTAGGTCCTCCCCCGCGCGTCAAAAAGAGCATTTCAGCTTCAGTTATGACACTGACTGGCTGCAGTCTCCTTACGCGCAGCAAATCGACCCTGAGCTCAATCTCTATTCCGGCGAACAGCACGGTGAAGACGACAAAAATTTCCGCGTGTTTCTGGATTCCTGTCCCGACCGCTGGGGTCGCTTGCTGATGAAGCGGCGCGAGGCAATCCATGCCCGGCAGGAGCAACGTCGTCCACGCGTGCTGTCCGAAATCGATTACCTTCTGGGCGTGCATGACCTGCACCGTGCCGGCGCGCTACGCTTCAAACGCGAAATGGGTGGCCCTTTTCTCGACGACGATGAACGTCTCGCGGCCCCGCCTATCTCATCATTGCGGGAGCTTGAGTATGCGGTCGGACAGGTTGAAGATAATGCCGATAGCGATGACCCCGACTATGTGAAGTGGTTGGCCATGCTGATGGCACCGGGTTCCTCCCTGGGTGGCGCCAGACCGAAAGCCAGTGTGGCCGACGAGGAGGGTCACCTGTGGATCGCCAAGTTTCCAAGCCGTCAGGATGATTACGATATTGCCGCCTGGGAATACGTTGCATACCAGTTGGCGCTGGATGCAGGGGTCGTCATGCCGGAGAGCCGGATCGAGCAGTTCGGCAGTCACCACCACACCTTCCTGACCAAACGCTTTGATCGCACGGCGGAGAGTCGCCTTCACTTCACCTCGGCGATGACGCAACTCGGCTATTACGACGGCGACTATGAAGCCAGTTACCTGGAGCTCGCCCAATTCCTGACCGAGCACGGAGCCGACACCAAAGAAGATCTCGCGCAATTGTGGCGCCGCATCGTGTTCTACATCGCCATTTCCAACACCGATGACCACCTCCGCAACCACGGCTTCATCTACCATCAGGGAGGCTGGTTGTTATCGCCGGCCTACGACATCAATCCGGTGACACCTGCCCATGGATTGCATCTCAATATCACCGACAGCGATAATCGCTTGGACTACGAGTTGGCCATGGACGTCATCGAATTCTTTCAGCTGGACCGCGGGCAGGCTTTGAAAATCAAAGATGAAGTGCTCGCCAGCGTTGGCAAATGGAGGGTTCAAGCAAGCGCCGTTGGGCTGGGCAGGAGCGAGCAAAATCTGATGGAACCGGCGTTCAATCTTTGA
- a CDS encoding TIGR03761 family integrating conjugative element protein has protein sequence MQPAAEPSLQSADSNHRESGPGALQGEVWLTIQTYQAQSLIRGRRAGEGKPAIIGLIGFADRLKSLWQAIRFDDPYADWWLLKVEEGIADVRTQLRELQQRLDALMAPTNSALQFSVAQSSRPQRVSLQFANPYAFRAAQLLGEYDQLMCADLTLHHLGLDIGKDLTEQLSGSGRWVRRVFALPQGYHSLDIRRADIRQGSPAALKAIERMGEIPPDILTGDRLPSLRPVAFQPTEESVPVFTGDA, from the coding sequence ATGCAACCAGCTGCTGAACCCTCTCTTCAATCAGCCGACTCGAATCACCGTGAGAGTGGGCCTGGCGCCCTGCAGGGCGAGGTCTGGTTGACGATTCAAACGTATCAGGCACAGAGCCTCATCCGGGGTCGGCGAGCCGGAGAGGGTAAACCTGCGATCATCGGCCTGATCGGCTTTGCCGATCGTCTGAAGTCGCTTTGGCAGGCCATACGCTTTGACGATCCCTACGCGGACTGGTGGCTGCTCAAAGTGGAAGAGGGTATCGCCGATGTCCGTACTCAGCTACGCGAACTACAGCAAAGGTTGGATGCATTGATGGCGCCGACCAACAGCGCACTGCAATTTTCGGTAGCGCAATCCAGTCGTCCGCAGCGTGTTTCACTGCAGTTCGCCAACCCCTACGCCTTTCGTGCTGCCCAGTTGCTGGGCGAATACGACCAGCTGATGTGCGCCGACTTGACGTTGCATCACCTGGGTCTCGACATCGGCAAGGATCTCACCGAACAGCTATCGGGTAGCGGGCGCTGGGTGCGTCGGGTATTTGCGCTGCCCCAGGGGTATCACAGCCTGGATATTCGTCGCGCTGACATCCGACAAGGATCGCCGGCAGCGCTCAAAGCCATCGAACGGATGGGCGAGATTCCTCCGGATATTCTGACCGGTGACAGGCTACCCTCCTTGCGTCCCGTGGCATTTCAACCGACTGAGGAAAGCGTCCCTGTATTCACAGGTGATGCGTAA
- a CDS encoding ParB N-terminal domain-containing protein — MSALEQTPTTDKVARVEVSRIHHYARNPRRQPNPEYARIKASIQAEGLDQPLVLSQKPGEPEYVLHSGGNTRLKILKELWEETGEERFRWVDCVVRTWSQESNVLFAHLRENELRGGLPFIDKALAVFEAKALLEQELAVDSLSQRQLEELFKERGFGLSHSMISKMGYAVEVLWPLMPKALAAGLGRPQVERIRALQRAAQTIWKRRGLGDDADFESVFAELCRRHDGAEWDIQPLHDALVNEIAVESEQNRQVIHLEMDACLAGRPFDFPDNTLDDQDDGRMEEVESEASADNEQKAGEDMPAQAPAAADSTATPNRTGKLKDIGALRDQLCLQAAALAAAHGLSAALKPLPDQGLGFLLIDVPPQELRDVLDPDALGLVSALWWQLAASSELTSAPVDCVLAHLDQDSTLYQALASHDAELLFGSVWTPDPGHLSSQLWQQLNPPDWQSLLQMMEAYRSLKRLAFDTGIELWENAETECDVVE, encoded by the coding sequence ATGTCTGCGCTTGAGCAAACACCCACCACCGACAAGGTGGCGCGAGTGGAGGTGAGTCGCATTCATCACTACGCCCGTAATCCGCGTCGCCAGCCAAACCCTGAGTACGCGCGGATCAAAGCATCCATTCAGGCAGAAGGATTGGATCAGCCGCTGGTGTTGTCGCAGAAGCCCGGAGAACCGGAGTACGTCCTCCACAGTGGCGGCAACACGCGACTGAAAATCCTCAAAGAGCTGTGGGAGGAAACCGGGGAGGAGCGGTTCCGTTGGGTGGACTGTGTCGTCAGAACCTGGTCGCAGGAATCCAATGTGTTGTTTGCACACCTTCGCGAAAACGAATTGCGCGGAGGCCTGCCTTTTATCGACAAAGCCCTGGCCGTATTCGAAGCGAAGGCGTTGTTGGAGCAGGAGCTGGCCGTCGACAGCTTGTCCCAGCGACAGTTGGAAGAGCTATTCAAAGAACGTGGTTTCGGTCTCAGCCACAGCATGATTTCCAAAATGGGCTATGCCGTTGAAGTCCTGTGGCCATTGATGCCGAAAGCGTTGGCCGCTGGATTGGGCCGACCCCAGGTGGAAAGAATTCGTGCCCTGCAGCGCGCGGCCCAGACAATCTGGAAGCGACGCGGATTGGGTGACGACGCCGACTTCGAAAGTGTCTTTGCCGAGTTGTGTCGTCGCCACGATGGTGCCGAGTGGGATATCCAGCCGCTGCACGATGCACTGGTCAACGAAATTGCAGTGGAATCCGAACAAAACCGGCAAGTGATTCATCTGGAGATGGATGCCTGCCTGGCCGGTCGGCCCTTCGACTTTCCTGATAACACCCTCGACGACCAGGACGATGGGCGAATGGAGGAAGTCGAGTCTGAGGCTTCCGCTGATAATGAGCAAAAAGCCGGCGAGGACATGCCAGCACAGGCTCCCGCTGCTGCGGACTCAACGGCTACACCTAACCGTACCGGTAAGTTAAAGGATATTGGTGCCCTGCGGGATCAGCTATGCCTTCAGGCTGCGGCATTGGCCGCTGCCCACGGGTTGAGTGCAGCACTCAAACCGCTTCCCGATCAGGGGTTGGGATTTTTGCTGATCGATGTACCACCACAGGAATTGCGTGATGTGCTTGATCCCGATGCCTTGGGCCTGGTGTCTGCACTCTGGTGGCAGCTGGCCGCCAGTTCGGAGTTGACCTCGGCACCGGTCGATTGTGTGCTGGCGCATCTCGATCAGGATTCGACGCTCTACCAGGCGTTGGCATCCCATGACGCCGAGCTTCTCTTTGGTAGCGTCTGGACACCGGATCCGGGCCACCTCAGTAGCCAGTTATGGCAGCAGCTCAATCCGCCGGACTGGCAGAGTCTGCTGCAAATGATGGAAGCCTACCGTTCCCTCAAACGACTCGCCTTCGATACCGGCATCGAGCTATGGGAAAACGCAGAGACTGAATGCGATGTCGTCGAATAA
- a CDS encoding helix-turn-helix domain-containing protein has protein sequence MAHEEDALRPETLALDALIKATVAKVRDQSDPSLPDAMLFMGNWHQAVPALVIQDPVLEPVDKLVWMVIMLHARETGGRTAFPDYDTIAAKTNVASTSTISRAIAILRLTRWLTLCARVRQKSGRFTGNVYSLHDEPLPLADALFLDEGYMAFVTQAQDHHHARVQRVAQAVLASLDKDIQAGDLGRQESIIERRLQAAQHLSGASRNQNSRNQNKGGRYFTFHAASLDQLKKPAESRLAEPSSQHQKSKVEAEGHYSSGCSSDYKKTTTTTPTTNTYVDKKAFSESSSPGSLPTDQALIYPPRLSDNQKLLADRYLAMINPEDRQLVLDELQGRLSSEQKGMKPVYDELRFLHSLCKAAQKGEFVPNLGIKVVEARQERASHVRPPEDEAQKAKTAEERERSQAYGREQLAKLRASLNLDK, from the coding sequence ATGGCGCATGAAGAAGATGCGCTACGACCCGAGACGCTGGCGCTAGACGCACTGATCAAAGCGACCGTCGCCAAGGTCCGTGACCAGAGCGATCCATCGCTACCGGATGCCATGTTGTTCATGGGCAACTGGCACCAGGCTGTGCCCGCCCTGGTCATTCAGGACCCGGTGCTGGAACCTGTCGATAAACTGGTGTGGATGGTTATCATGCTCCACGCCAGAGAGACCGGCGGGCGAACGGCGTTTCCCGATTACGACACCATCGCTGCGAAAACCAATGTGGCATCCACCTCCACGATTTCCCGGGCCATTGCGATTCTGCGGCTGACGCGTTGGTTGACCTTGTGCGCGAGAGTCCGGCAGAAAAGCGGCCGCTTTACTGGCAACGTCTACAGCCTTCACGATGAACCCTTGCCGCTGGCCGATGCGCTTTTCCTGGACGAGGGTTACATGGCGTTCGTCACCCAGGCTCAGGACCACCACCATGCTCGCGTGCAGCGCGTGGCGCAGGCCGTACTCGCAAGTTTGGACAAAGACATTCAGGCGGGCGATCTGGGCCGACAGGAATCGATCATCGAGCGCCGCTTACAGGCGGCGCAACATCTGTCAGGGGCCAGCAGAAATCAGAACAGTAGAAATCAAAACAAGGGCGGTCGCTATTTTACGTTTCACGCCGCCAGCCTCGACCAACTGAAAAAGCCGGCAGAAAGCAGGTTGGCTGAACCATCGAGCCAGCACCAAAAATCAAAGGTGGAAGCAGAAGGACACTACAGTAGTGGTTGTAGTAGTGATTATAAAAAAACAACTACAACAACCCCTACAACAAATACCTACGTTGATAAGAAAGCATTTTCAGAATCGAGTTCACCAGGATCGCTGCCAACGGATCAAGCACTGATTTACCCGCCGCGGTTGTCTGACAACCAGAAGCTCTTGGCTGATCGCTATCTGGCGATGATCAACCCTGAAGATCGGCAATTGGTGTTGGATGAGTTGCAGGGGCGCCTGTCCTCTGAGCAGAAGGGCATGAAGCCCGTCTATGACGAGCTGCGGTTCCTGCACTCACTGTGCAAAGCTGCCCAGAAGGGCGAGTTCGTTCCCAACCTGGGGATCAAGGTCGTCGAAGCACGCCAGGAGCGGGCCTCCCATGTCCGGCCGCCGGAAGATGAAGCGCAGAAAGCCAAAACCGCCGAAGAGCGGGAACGCTCACAGGCCTATGGTCGCGAACAGCTGGCCAAGTTGCGGGCCTCGTTGAACCTGGACAAGTAA
- a CDS encoding helix-turn-helix domain-containing protein: MVFIVTSDKSAKGRSAVVFPKNRRLLEQFGENIKLACKRRGYTQVLISERTGLSRLTIRKIEKGDPSVSIGHYLAVLSVLGLAEDFARVAADDELGRKLQDIKLMSKKSGTQP; the protein is encoded by the coding sequence ATGGTATTCATTGTGACCAGCGATAAATCAGCGAAAGGTCGATCCGCGGTCGTCTTTCCCAAGAATCGACGCCTTTTGGAACAGTTTGGCGAGAACATCAAACTGGCGTGTAAACGCCGGGGTTACACCCAGGTATTGATTTCCGAGCGCACCGGACTCAGCCGCCTCACTATTCGCAAGATCGAAAAGGGCGACCCCAGTGTGTCCATCGGCCATTACCTGGCCGTGCTAAGCGTGCTCGGGTTGGCGGAAGATTTCGCCAGAGTCGCTGCAGACGATGAGCTGGGGCGTAAGCTCCAGGACATCAAGCTGATGAGCAAGAAATCCGGAACACAGCCTTGA
- a CDS encoding tyrosine-type recombinase/integrase gives MGRERSVKLAQGVRVRTYASGTQTIEIQFQYRGVQCKETLSSLDPSKKGDQRYAINLKAEVEGAIERQTFQYEAFFPESKRARLFGHANSQITIRELIEEWLQDIERTHPHSTYRCYRKSCNAHLFPKFGDIRARDLTPQHIRAWIRERSGTLKSIRNDLTPLRAVLDRALNDDIIDRNPLDKIKVSKLVDRNQAKTDYEVDPFTTREIDKVLQSALIYDPRIRNLLKFAFFTGLRTSELFGLQWGDVDWDQREVHIQRAVVERKLKETKTRASNRKVLLLPSAYEALKHQKQFSFVGSDYIFVRPDDKGPFIDYEHLERPWKHVLKTAKVRYRNPYQTRHTYASQLLSGGENPLFVAQQMGHKTTEMIMRHYGRWVEQGDQRQRHVFVSDFGQGVKEARPAYTHNDSCASAA, from the coding sequence ATGGGTAGAGAACGGTCTGTTAAGCTCGCGCAAGGCGTAAGGGTACGCACCTACGCCAGTGGCACGCAGACTATCGAGATACAATTTCAGTATCGCGGTGTGCAATGCAAGGAAACCCTGTCCTCGCTGGATCCATCCAAGAAAGGCGATCAGCGCTACGCCATCAACCTGAAGGCCGAAGTGGAAGGCGCCATCGAGCGGCAGACCTTTCAATACGAAGCATTCTTTCCTGAGTCCAAACGCGCTCGACTGTTCGGGCACGCGAACTCCCAAATCACGATCCGAGAGCTGATTGAAGAGTGGCTTCAGGACATCGAGCGCACGCATCCACACAGTACCTACCGGTGTTACCGGAAGAGCTGCAATGCCCACCTGTTTCCGAAATTCGGCGATATCCGTGCGCGCGATCTAACGCCGCAACACATTCGCGCCTGGATTCGGGAGCGCAGCGGGACCCTGAAAAGCATCCGCAATGATTTGACCCCGCTTCGTGCGGTTCTGGATCGGGCGTTGAACGATGACATCATAGATCGCAATCCGCTGGACAAGATCAAGGTCAGCAAACTGGTAGATCGCAACCAGGCCAAGACCGATTACGAAGTCGATCCCTTTACGACCCGAGAAATCGACAAGGTGCTGCAAAGCGCCCTCATCTACGATCCGCGCATTCGGAATCTGCTCAAGTTTGCGTTCTTCACCGGTCTGAGAACGTCAGAGTTGTTTGGCCTGCAATGGGGTGATGTCGACTGGGACCAACGTGAAGTGCATATTCAACGGGCGGTGGTCGAGCGCAAATTAAAGGAAACCAAAACACGAGCCAGCAACCGGAAGGTTCTTCTGCTCCCTTCCGCTTATGAGGCGCTGAAGCACCAGAAACAATTCAGCTTTGTCGGCAGCGATTACATTTTTGTCCGACCGGACGACAAAGGTCCGTTCATTGATTATGAACATTTGGAACGACCCTGGAAGCATGTACTGAAAACGGCCAAGGTCCGTTATCGCAATCCGTACCAAACCCGCCACACCTACGCGAGTCAGTTACTTTCGGGCGGTGAAAATCCCTTGTTCGTCGCGCAACAGATGGGACACAAGACCACCGAGATGATCATGCGCCATTACGGGCGCTGGGTTGAGCAGGGTGATCAACGGCAGCGGCACGTGTTCGTCTCCGATTTCGGCCAGGGCGTCAAGGAGGCACGTCCAGCATATACGCACAATGATAGCTGCGCCTCTGCAGCATAA
- a CDS encoding LexA family transcriptional regulator encodes MTLKLNQVRLRNLEILISEAGSAAKLARAAGTNSSYLSQVRNQLPTKKGTPRSIGDELAEKLEKAMKKPQGWMDTPHTEKSGQAEEHNAHAGPDLRSLHPLISWVQAGNWYEISESFVPAYGAELLPCPVRCSPESFVLRVRGSSMEPKFHEGDLIFVDPSVIPDHGKFVVVRLEQSNEATFKQLIIEEGKQYLKALNPDWPNRIIEVDEEATICGVIVFKGEVV; translated from the coding sequence ATGACGCTAAAACTTAACCAGGTCCGGCTCCGCAACCTTGAGATTCTGATTAGCGAAGCTGGGTCAGCGGCCAAGCTGGCGCGCGCAGCCGGGACCAATAGCTCCTACTTGAGCCAGGTGCGGAATCAACTTCCCACCAAGAAAGGCACACCCCGTTCGATTGGAGACGAACTGGCTGAAAAGCTGGAAAAGGCAATGAAAAAGCCCCAGGGATGGATGGATACACCACATACAGAGAAGTCGGGGCAGGCTGAGGAACACAATGCCCACGCCGGTCCAGATTTACGGAGCCTCCACCCGCTGATCTCCTGGGTGCAGGCCGGGAATTGGTACGAGATCTCTGAAAGCTTCGTGCCCGCCTATGGCGCGGAGCTTTTACCCTGCCCGGTGAGATGCAGCCCGGAATCCTTTGTGCTCAGGGTTCGCGGGAGCAGCATGGAACCCAAATTCCACGAAGGTGACCTGATTTTTGTCGACCCCAGTGTCATACCGGATCACGGTAAATTTGTGGTCGTTCGCCTGGAACAATCCAACGAAGCGACCTTCAAGCAGCTCATCATCGAAGAAGGCAAGCAGTACCTGAAGGCGCTCAATCCTGACTGGCCGAACCGGATCATCGAGGTGGATGAAGAAGCGACGATTTGCGGCGTCATCGTGTTCAAGGGCGAAGTGGTGTGA
- a CDS encoding efflux RND transporter periplasmic adaptor subunit, translating to MTALTYVMHGMAALEQGVPVSIAPIQEQPIFRTLQLTGTVTSPRVATLSTATSGLVTAIYADEGVRIAAGDLLLELDSVLAELQWQSTIAKVEQARSALQDVERRLQEARTLSPQRSIAESVVRSLESEALEDQAVLQQMTAEANYQQEILKRHKLKAPFDGILSKKLAEIGEWVSPGDGIFELVATSNLRLDFAVAEDYLAQIGSDATVTFRLNADPKTVYQGRIGTIVPVMDSSARTFLLRVTVDDIHRKILPGMSVNATLQIPSERQGMVAPKDAIVRYPDGRIIVWTVASGANGLVAEERSIRMGASFDGFVEILEGLSRDAKVVIQGNESLQNGQRVYLATPQLPVSRSLP from the coding sequence TTGACAGCGTTGACCTATGTAATGCACGGGATGGCGGCGCTGGAACAAGGGGTTCCGGTTAGCATAGCACCTATTCAGGAGCAACCCATCTTTCGTACATTGCAGCTAACAGGTACGGTGACATCGCCGCGCGTTGCGACTTTATCGACAGCCACCAGTGGCTTGGTTACGGCGATATATGCGGATGAAGGCGTTCGTATTGCTGCCGGTGACCTGTTGCTTGAGCTCGACTCGGTACTGGCCGAGCTGCAATGGCAAAGCACCATCGCCAAGGTTGAACAGGCCAGAAGTGCATTACAGGATGTTGAACGTCGTTTGCAAGAGGCGCGGACGTTGAGCCCACAGCGCAGTATTGCGGAAAGCGTCGTGCGTAGCCTTGAATCGGAGGCTCTGGAAGACCAAGCGGTACTGCAGCAGATGACGGCGGAAGCTAACTACCAGCAAGAGATATTGAAAAGGCACAAATTAAAAGCACCTTTCGACGGCATCCTGAGTAAAAAGCTTGCCGAGATAGGGGAGTGGGTTTCACCTGGCGATGGTATATTCGAACTCGTTGCCACCAGCAATTTACGTTTGGATTTTGCTGTTGCAGAGGATTATTTGGCGCAAATCGGGTCTGATGCTACGGTCACCTTTCGGCTTAACGCCGATCCGAAAACCGTTTATCAAGGACGAATCGGAACTATCGTACCAGTAATGGATTCCAGCGCACGGACCTTTTTGCTGCGCGTCACAGTCGACGATATTCATCGCAAAATTCTTCCTGGTATGTCGGTAAATGCGACGTTACAAATACCCTCCGAACGCCAGGGCATGGTGGCACCGAAGGATGCAATCGTACGTTATCCCGATGGTCGTATAATAGTCTGGACCGTTGCATCAGGCGCTAACGGATTGGTGGCAGAGGAGCGCTCGATTCGCATGGGAGCGTCTTTCGATGGCTTTGTTGAGATTCTTGAGGGTTTATCCAGGGACGCCAAGGTGGTGATTCAGGGTAACGAGTCGCTACAAAACGGCCAACGCGTCTATTTGGCGACGCCACAGCTGCCGGTGAGTCGTAGCCTACCGTGA